In [Leptolyngbya] sp. PCC 7376, a genomic segment contains:
- a CDS encoding ATP adenylyltransferase — translation MSLFEQIQQTTTHAKNLGALISLTTKQELVEDQGISFVVRILERINKKENYQAKQVKRQINPFLPYEQDLFVCDLSANHVCLLNKFNVVDNHILIITRDFQSQEDWITQPDFAALATCMAEIDGLAFYNAGQSAGASQPHKHLQLIPFSDGLDQFDVPIEKVITQLDFTTAQPTSLTIFPFKHAIASIPEHHDGQTLFEIYESLLNYLNFIDKPLAQGQQTQPYNLLATRRWMMLIHRTQDCYERISVNSLGFAGALLVRDRPQLDFLKTLTPIQLLGKVAQAI, via the coding sequence ATGTCGCTTTTCGAGCAAATTCAACAGACGACGACCCATGCCAAAAATCTAGGGGCATTAATTTCACTCACGACAAAACAAGAGCTCGTAGAAGATCAAGGCATTTCGTTTGTGGTCAGAATTCTCGAAAGAATCAATAAAAAAGAAAACTATCAGGCTAAACAGGTCAAGCGGCAGATCAATCCTTTTTTGCCCTACGAGCAAGATTTATTTGTGTGCGATCTCTCGGCAAATCATGTGTGCTTGCTGAATAAATTTAACGTCGTCGATAACCATATTTTGATCATTACGCGGGATTTCCAGTCGCAAGAAGATTGGATCACGCAACCCGATTTTGCGGCTCTCGCGACCTGTATGGCAGAGATTGACGGTTTAGCGTTTTACAATGCCGGGCAATCAGCCGGAGCCAGCCAACCCCACAAACATTTACAACTTATCCCTTTCTCTGATGGCCTTGATCAGTTTGATGTGCCGATAGAGAAGGTGATCACCCAACTAGATTTCACCACAGCCCAACCGACTAGCCTTACTATTTTTCCGTTTAAACATGCGATCGCCTCAATCCCAGAGCATCACGATGGCCAGACCCTCTTTGAGATTTACGAAAGCTTACTGAACTATCTAAATTTCATCGATAAACCCCTCGCCCAAGGTCAACAAACTCAACCCTATAATCTCCTTGCCACCCGCCGTTGGATGATGCTCATTCACCGTACCCAAGATTGCTATGAACGGATTTCAGTGAATTCCCTCGGATTTGCTGGAGCTCTACTAGTGCGCGATCGCCCTCAACTGGACTTCCTCAAAACTCTGACCCCAAT